A segment of the Acidobacteriota bacterium genome:
TTCTTGGAGAACCTGAGGTCGTCGATCATGCTCTCGCTCGTATCGAAGAGCAGGCCGACGTGCATCGGCGGCTTCGCCTCTCCCGCGTCTCCCGCCGCGAAGAACGTGATGGTCTGGGGCCTGCCGTCCTCGAGCACCGTGAAGTCGGAAGCGGCGAGGCCGCGAACGAGCTTTCCCTTGGAGTCCGTGACGGCCACGCTGAAGCGAACGAGGTCGACGCCGCTGCGGAACACGCGCGGCTGCCGAACGCTCTGCGTCTCCACGCCGATCGATCCCGCCACGCCGATCGTCGCCGCGGCGAGCACAGCCGTGAGGCGATCCGTTCTGGCACCCATGGTGATCCCTGGTGAGGAAAGAATACAGGGTTTAGAAGACCTTGTACGCGGTGAGGCGCACCACGTGCGTCCCGCGGCTGCCATCCGTGTTCAGTCCCCTGATCCCATATCCCCATTCGGCGCCCAACAGCAAGGACCGGGGGCCCGGCGCCTCGAGCGCGGCGCCAATCCCCGGGTAGGCCCGCGCGCGCGAGCCGAATCCGGGATCCCGCACCCACCCCAGATCGCCAAAGCCGTCCAGCCGAAGGCGTCCGCCGGCCTGCCACGCGAGGGCGGTGCGAAGCGCGGCGCCGCGGTCGTATCGGATGCTCGCCGACGGGTACCCGCGGAGGCGGTTGTCGAAACTTCCGAAGGCGTACCGGCTGAAACGGTCGAGATCGCGCCCTGACATCCACGCCGCCTCCACCCGTGCGAGCAGGCGCGGGCTCAGCATCCACAGGCGGGACGCATTGACGCCAAAGCGCTGGAAATCGGCGTGCTCTTCCCGGTAGTCGTCTGTGTCCGGGCGGCCCCAGGCCCGCCACCCGCTCCGCCGTGCCGGGTTCCACCACCCTTCGAGCCGCCAGCCCGCGCGCTGCGTTTCGAGCGTGAGCAGTGCGCCGTGCACCACCTGGTCGGCGGGCGTCACGAACGACGGCGCGGTGGACGGGCCGCGCTCGAGCGCGACGTAATCGAACAGGTACTCGCCCCGCATCGCCGTCCGCGCCGTCAGCGGGCGCACCACGCCGCCCCGCACGCGCGCGGGGCGCTGGCGCAAGTTTTCCTCGTAGCGCTCGCGCCCGGCGCGAAACGAACGGTCGTTGTAGCGCGCGAGAATCCCGAACCCGGAGCCGGTGAGCTGCCAGCGGGTGCCGGCAATCGACGGCGCGTTGAAGGCGAACTGCCCGTAGCTGCCGGCATAGAAGGCGTTCAGTTGCGCGCCGGTGCGCAGGAAGTCGAAGTCCGTGTAGTTCAACCCGGCAAACGGCAGCGGCTGCGAGATGGTGGGGTCGATCAGCACGCCGCCGGCGAGCGCCCGGATGCGCGTGGCGCGCCCGGCGATTTCCCGCGCGGCCGAGGGCGCGCCTCCCGTCCCGCGACCGTCGCCGCGACGGAGATACCGCAGGCCCTCGGGCGTTTCTCGCAGCATCACGGCCGATGACGCATATGCCGCCTGGCGCCGCGCGGCGAGACCGGGCGGGTTGATCTCGTGCCGTCGCACGACCATGAGGCGATGGATCGGTGTCGTGATGCCCGCACCCTGGTAGACCTGCCGGATCTCGGAGCGCGCCAGCAGCCACACCGTGTCCTCGCCCGCCGGGTGCGGGGCGAACTCTTCAATCTGCTGTGACGAGGTGATCGGGCCGCGCAGGTTCGTCTGCGCCGCGTCCACGCGCAGGAGCGCGAAGCCGTCCGCGTCGATCCAGGCGCGGCCGGCAAACAGGCTGCGCGACGCGTCGCTCGGCGTGAACGCCACCACGTACGCGTCGCGACCGGCAACCCGCTCCCGCCCCTCGAGACGGTATCGGTATGCGCGGCCGAGCGTGATCGCCAGCGGGGGTGAGGCGGCGCGTTCCGGCTCGATGAGCGGCAGCTTCGGCACACCCGAGCCGCCTGATGCGAACGCGACGCCGTTCACGGTGAGGCGGCGCTGGGCCAGCTCGGTCGGACCGTCACCCTGGAAGATCGTCGTATCGGCCTCGATCGTGACGGGTGCCGGGAAGGCCGGCACCTCGAAGGTCACAATCGTCTGCGCCTCGGTGATGAGGCGACGGACGGCGCGCGTCTGTCGCGCCGCGGCCGATTGGTGCCGCGCGACGATTTCTTCCACCGCCAGGCTCCGCGCGCCAACCACGCTCACGGTTTCGGCGACGCGTTCCTGCGCCGGCGGGAGCCGCGCGATCAGGTGCGACACGCCGGTCATCGGCATCCACAGGCGAATGGCGCCCGTGCTGTCTGCCGGGACGGGCGCGAGCGGGAGCACGCTGTCGGCGATCTCCGCGGACGCGCGGACGTGCGACACGATCGCGAACATCTCGGCGCGTGGCGCCGAGAGCACGACCGAGGCGCGCCCTTCGCCCGTGCGACGGATGACGACGACCGGCGCGCGCGTGTCCGCGCGCTCGTAGGCCGCCACGCTGCAGGCGTCCACCGGATCGCACCGCGCCGGAAAATCTGCGATCGGAACCAGGTTGTCGGGGAAGACCTCGGCAAGCGTGCGAAGGTCGGCAGCCAACTCCGGCGTCGGGCTCGCGAGCGGTGGCCACGTCACCATCCTGTCAACGGCCGGGGATCGCTTCGTAGTCGCCTCCAGCAGGCGCTCGAACGAGTCGAACGCGATCGTGCTCCACACCGCCAGCCCCGGATGCGTCCTCTTGACCTCTTCGGCGCGCGCGTCCGCCCCGTCCTCGAACACGACGATGTCGGCATAGGCCGCCAGCTCCCGCGCGAGGAGAGCCTCAACGAGCGGCCGCGGTGCGACGACCCCCAGGGCGGCATCGGGATTCGCCCCGCGAAGGTCCGCCAGCGATCGGCGCACCCGGAAACTCATCTCGTCCATACTTGCGCCGCCGGCTGGCTGCAGCAGGATCGTTCGGGCTTCCTTCACCAGCGCCTGGCCGGCGCCGATGACTTCCTCTGGGCGCAGAACCAGTACCAGGCTGTTTCCCTCGACTGGGTTCCAGCCGGCCAGCCGGACTGCCGCGCGGGCACAGGCCCCGCACGGGACACCTGGCGGGTCATCTGGTGACCGTTCTGGGGCCTGCGACGCGGCGGCTGTGGCGCCGATGAGCAGGGCTGCAAGCGCGTATAATGGTGGTTTGCACGTCATGCTGGTGAACGATCCAACGGGGGCGCGCTGAAGTGCGAGCGCTCGCGATCTGTCAGGACGAGCTCGTGATTCGGACCCTCGGCGAGGTCCTCGTTCCCACCTTCGAGGTGGAATTCCTCGTCGAAAACCGCACGCTCGTGCGCCGGCTGCACGACGACGGGTTCCGGCTGTGGACCGGCGACCCGCGCCGGCTCGACACGTACCTGAAGGCCGACCTTTCCCCCAGTGCCTGCGTCATCATCGAGGACAACGGGCGCCGCAGCGTGAAGCGCATCATCGACGCGGTGCGCGACGCCGGGGGCACGCTCATCTACGTCCTCGGGACGCGGACCGCCGCCCGGCAGCCGTCGAACGGCAAGCCGGACGAGGACGTGACGCACCTGGAACTCGCCGACCTGCTGCGTCCCACGCTGACAACCGAGCTGAGCCGCTCGTTGACGCGCGCGAAAGTGCAGCAGTACCAGCGCTACTTCGCCGATGCGGACCGCGTGCTCATCCTGCTCCATAACGACCCGGATCCGGACGCGCTGGCGAGCGGGCTCGCGCTGCGCAACATCCTCCGCCGGACCAAGACGACCGCCATCATCGGCGCCATGCAAGGGGTGACCCGTCCGGAGAACCTGCGCATGGCGAACATGCTCGACATCCAGGTCGAGCGTGTGACGGCGGACATGCTCGTCGGCTTCGAGCGGATCGCGACGGTGGACGTGCAGCCGCACTACTTCAACGGGCTGTTCGAACGCGTCGATCTGGTGATCGACCATCATCCGGAACAGCCGGGGTACAGCGCGGTTTTCAAGGACATCCGGCCCGAATATGGCTCGACGTCGACCATTCTGACCGAGCACCTGCGCGCCGTGGACGTGAACATCTCGGAGCGGACCGCGACCGCGATGCTGTACGCGATCAAGTCGGACACGCTCTTCTTCTCGCGGCACACCAACCGGTCGGACCTCGAGGCGTTCACATTCCTGTACCCGGTCGCCGACGCCGCCTTGATTCGAAAGATGGAGGGGGCGGAAATCACGCTGGACCGCCTCGAGTACGTCGTGCGGGCCACGCAATCGGGGGCCCATCGCGAGCAGATCTTTTCCGCGTTTCTTGGCGATGCCCCGCGCGAGGATTTCATCACCTACACCGCAGACTTCTTCCTGCAGCTCGAAGACATCAAGTGGACGATCATCTCGGGCGTGGTGAACGACGCGCTGATCCTCAGCGTGCGCAACCTCGGGTACTCGAGGAACGCCGGCGAATTCGTGAAGAAGTGGTTTGCGGAGATCGGCAGCGCCGGCGGGCACCGGTCGATGGCGAAGGCCGTGATGCCGATGGCCCGCTTCCGCGAGAAGTTCGGCGACGGCGACGCCGCCATGATCAGCCGCACGATCCTGGACCTCGCCGATCAGTTCCTTCGCGAGCACGTCCCCGCCGAGCGGAAGCGCGAAGTCACCAAGGTCTCCGGGTTCTGAATTAGGCGAGCGCCTGATCCAGGTCGGCGATGAGATCGTCCGGATCCTCGAGCCCGATCGACAACCGCGCCATCCCGCGCGTGACCCCCGCCTGCGCGAGCTGCTCGTCGGTGTGGCCCCACTGCGATGTCAGCACGGGGAGGCTGCAGAGGCTTTCGACCCCGCCGAGACTGGCCGCGCGCTGGATCACCTGCAGGCGATCGAACAGCCGCGCGGCGCGTTCGTAGCTGCCCGACAGATCGATCGTCACCATGCCGCCGAACCCGGTCATCTGCCTCCGCGCGATGTCGTGGTCGGGATGCGACTCGAGGCCGGGATAGTACACGTGCGACACGCGGCGGTCCTGCTCGAGCCAGCGTGCGACAGCCATCGCGTTCGCATTCTGCCGCTCCACGCGGACCTGCAGCGTCTTCAGCCCGCGGCCCAGCGCGTACGCGGGATGCGGATCGAGGATCGTGCCGAGCAGCCGCCGCGTGCGCCCCACGCGCTGAACGAGCTCCGCGGGGCCGGCGATGACGCCGGCCGTCACGTCGCTGTGCCCGTTGAGGTACTTCGTCGCGCTGTGCATCACCAGGTCCACGCCGTGCGACAGCGGCTGCTGGTTGACCGGTGACGCGAACGTGTTGTCGATCGCCGAGAGCACCCCGTTCGCGCGGCACGCGCCGGCGATCGCCCGGATATCCAGGCAGCGGAGCGTCGGGTTGATCGGCGATTCGAACCAGAGGAGCCTCGTGCGCGCGCCGAGCAGCGATGCCGGCTGCTGCAGCTCGTCGAGCGTCGCGAAACGCGTGGTGATGCCGAACCGCGAGAGAAGATCGTGCAGCAGGTGCAGCGTGCCGCCGTAGATCGCGGCACTGCACACCACCTCGTCGCCCGCCTTCAGGAGCGCCATCAGCGCCGTCGCCGTCGCCGCCATCCCCGAGCTGAAGACCAGCGCCTCCGCCGCGTCCTCCGCCTGCGCCAGCCGCTGCTCGACAGCGACGACGGTGGGGTTTTCGTAGCGCGAATAGAGAAATTTCTTGAGCGCGCCTTCGGAGTACTGGCGCACCTGCTCGGCCGACTCGAACACGTACGTCGTCGTCTCGTAGATCGGCTCGATGAGCGGCGCCGCCGGATCCGTCGGCTTCTTCGGCCGGATCAGGCTCGTGGAACGCTTCATAGGACTTTCTGCTCGGCCGGCTCTCCGCCGGCGCCGACGATGGGCTCAATGAACTGCCGGTAGGCGTCTTCGTAGCCGCGATCGATCAGCTCGGCCACCGTCTGTTCGCGATCCGAACGCAGGTCGTAGCCGCCCCGCACGTCGAAGGGGCCGAGCGGGTTGTGGGCCGGGCGAACCTGGAACAGTCCGCCGGGAAAGAGTCCCAGCGAGGCCGCCGAGGCCTGGCCGTCGCGCAGCGAGGCCGATTCCATGGCGACGAGAACTTCCCCACCGCGACCGCGCGCGTCCCCGCGCGCCGGTGACAGCGCGTGCGGTCCCTCGAGCGCGGGGGCGGCCGACACGACGATCACCTGCTCGACGCCGGCGGCGGCCACCTCCTCGAGCACGCGCGGCGCGGCGGACGGCCGGTCGGCAAAGCGGTGCGCCTCGCCGCGCCAGTACGCCTCCGGCGCGAACGTGATGATGTGCGGATCGGTCGCCAGCGGGAGGCCCAACGCGCCCGCAAGCGCGTCGAGCGCGTGATCGCGGCCGGTGCCGGCCAGATCGATCTTGTCGGCGTCCGCACCACTGCCCTTCCGGCCGAACACTCGCGACCGGTGCGGCTCGGAGAGCAGCGCAAAGGTGACGTCGCGCCGCGCATCCACGTCGTGAGTGACGATGAGCAGCTCGCGAAAACCGGGCTGGCCGAGATTTTCGGCCAGCATCTCGGCATACCTGCGGCTGATCTCGCGCGCCGTGGGAGCCGCGATCGGGGCCGCGCCGCGGATCAGATCCCACAGCGCCGCGGTCGCGCGGGACACGGCCTCGTGGCTGTCGAGGGGCGCGCCGATGAGCGACGCCCAGCCGGTCGCTTCGTGCCGGCTGCGCCGGCGGCGTGCGTGCCAGGCGGCAAAGATCAAAATCGCCATCGCCGCGATGCAGGCGAGCATCGCCAGCCTGGGCACGATCGTGGGAAGCGCGCCCGGGTCGAAGAGCGCGGCCAGGAGCCGTGCCGCGGCGGCGCTGACCGTGACGCTCACCCCGACGGCGCCCGCCAGCGCGAGCACCCACGCGATCAAGTACATGGCGCCAACGCCCGCCAGGACCGCCACGGGAAGTGCCAGGCACGCCACGGCGACGGCGAGCGCCCAGCCGGCGGCCTTCAGCCGCGGCCGCCACCCGTAGAGCGTCTCGATCCCCCTGGCGCGCCAGAAGCCGTCCGCCTCCCAGAGGCGCGCGCTCCCGTCAATCGAGGCAAACATCGCCCCGAGCGCCCCGATTCCCCGTCCCGCGACCAGATCGACGCGCACGCCCGCCTCGTGCAGCGCGCGCAGCACGCCGGCGTGATACGCGCCCGCCGTGCCGCTGCCGGTCAGGACCACCGCCGTGCGGAGCGCCGGCGAATAGGGAGACTCGCTCATTCGGCGTCGTCGTGGATCGTGGACAGGCGCGTGATCTCGAAGCGGCGTGTGCCGTTGGGCGTGCGAACCTCGACCTCGTCACCCTCCTCGCGGTTGAGGAGCGCGCGGCCGATCGGCGACGCCGTGGAGATCCAGCCCTTCTCGGCGTCGGCGTCTTCGGGCATGACGAGCTGGTAGACGGCTTCCGTCCCCCCGTCCTCGCGCAGGTGGACGCTGCTGCCGAAGCCGACGCGGCCGCGCGGGATGCGATCGAGATTCATCATCGAGATCTCCCCCACGCGTTTCTGCAGCATCGAGATGCGGGCCTCGACGAGCCGCTGCCGTTCCTTGGCGGCGTGGTATTCCGCGTTTTCGCGCAGGTCGCCAAGTTCGCGGGCGCGCTTGATTTCGCGCGGCAGCTCCGTCTTCAGCTCGAGATTGAGCTGGGCCAGTTCGTCTTCGAATTTCTTGAGCAGGCGTGCTTTCATGCAGGGTAACTGCCTCAGATAATAGAATAGCCCACGTGTGCAGGCCAGTGAGGCGCAAGTCTCGGGGCGACTGCCCACGCCGCGAGGAGAACTAATGGAAACCATCGCGAGCCGGCATAATGCCGTCGTCAAGGCGTTTCGGGGGCTTGCGAGGCGTCGCGGCGAGAACGGCCAGGTGCTCCTCGACGGTGAACATCTGGTGACCGAAGCCCTGCAGGCCGGCGTCAGAATCACCACGGCCGCGCTGGCCGCGCGCGTGCTCACGCGCGTGGCGGATGCCAACGAAGCGAGTGTCGGCCGGCTGGCGGAACGCCTCAAAGCGCATGGCGCGCGGGTGTTGTCCGTCAGCGAGAGCCTCATGGCCGCCATGAGCCCCGTCCAAACGCCGTCGGGCATCGTCGCGATTGCCGAGATGTCCCCGCCGCCGCTCGAGCGGGTGATGGACGGCTCCGTGCCGCTCGTGGCCGTCCTGGCTGGCGTGCAGGATCCGGGCAACCTCGGCGCGGTGATCAGGACGGCTGAAGCGGCTGGCGCGACCGGTTTGGTCGCCTGCACCCCCTCGGCGGATCCGTACGGTTGGAAGGCTCTGCGAGGGGCTATGGGCAGTACGTTCCGCTTGCCGGTGTCGGAGCGCGTGGCTCTGCACGACGCGCTGCTGGCGGCACGCCGGCGGGGGTTGATCATTGCGGCCGCCGTCCCGCGCGGCGGCGCGCCGATGCACGAATTCGACTTCCGCCGCCGGCTCGCTTTCATGCTGGGCGGCGAGGGTCCGGGCCTGTCTGACCGCGAGCTCGATCACGCCGACGAGCGCGTGACCATCCCCATGCGGCCCCCCGTCGAGTCCCTGAACGTCGCCGTCTCCGCCGCCGTGATCCTGTACGAAGCCTGCCGCCAGCGTGGGGTCAGATCCAGAAATCACACGTTTTTCGTCGGCTGACCCCATGAACAATCTCTTCGGCGAAGGCGAACCATCCCCCCAGAAGCATCGCGACAAGCCCGCAGCCCATTCCGAATCAGCGCCGTCACCACTGGCCGAGCGGATGCGGCCGGCGACACTCGATGAGGTGGTCGGGCAGGACACGATCCTCGCCCCTGGCCGGCCGCTGCGGGAAGCGATCGAGCGAGACACGCTCCAATCGATCATTCTTTGGGGCCCACCGGGCACGGGAAAGACCACCATCGCGAGGCTGATTGCGACCGCGACGAAGGCCGACTTCGTCGCGTTCAGCGCGGTGTTATCGGGCGTCAAGGAAATCCGCGCCGTCATGGAGCGGGCCGAAGAGACCCGCCGGCGGCTGGCTCGTCGCACGATTCTCTTCGTGGATGAAATTCACCGTTTCAACAAGGCTCAGCAGGACGCCTTCCTTCACCACGTTGAGGCCGGCCACATCGTCCTTATCGGGGCAACGACCGAAAATCCATCCTTCGAGGTCAATTCCGCGCTGCTGTCGCGCTCGAAAGTGTTCGTGCTGCAGCCTTTGGACAAGACCGCCCTCATCGCGATTCTGCATCGGGCGCTGGTGGATTCTGAGCGCGGGCTTGGGGCGCTGCGACCACGGGTGGATGCCGAAGCGGCGCAGGCTATCGCATTGTATGCGAACGGAGACGCCCGGATTGCGCTGGGCACGCTGGAACTGGCGGTCAGTGTCGCATCGGCAAAAGGGTCAGTCCACGAAAAGGGTGCGAATTCGGGATCTGACCCCGAAGTGACGGTTGGGGTGGTGGCGGGGGTGGTGCAGAACAGGATGCTGCTCTATGACAGGGCGGGGGAGGAACACTACAACCTGGTCTCGGCGCTGCACAAGTCGATGCGAAACAGCGATCCGGACGCAGCCGTGTACTGGCTGGCGCGAATGCTGGAAGCAGGCGAAGACCCCCTGTACGTGGCGCGACGCCTGGTGCGGTTTGCCTCGGAGGACGTCGGCAACGCCGATCCGCAGGCGCTGAGCATCGCCGTGGCCGCCAAAGATGCCGTGCACTTCATCGGCATGCCCGAAGGCAACACGGCCCTCGCCCAGGCGGCCATCTACCTCGCAACCGCGCCCAAGAGCAACGCCGTCTACCGCGCGTATCTCGGCGCGGCCGAATCCGCCGGTCGCGAGACCGCCGAACCCGTGCCCCTGCACCTCCGCAACGCACCGACGCGCTTGATGAAGGATCTCAACTACGGGAAGGACTACCAGTACGCCCACGACAACCCGGACGCCGTGACCGACATGTCGTGCCTGCCGCCATCACAGCACGGACGCCGGTACTACGAGCCAGTCGAGCGGGGCTTCGAGCGGGAGATCCGGAAGAGGATGGAGTACTGGGAAACGCTGAAGAGGTCGGCTACCAGAGGCCAAAGGTCGGGTACGCCAGAAGCCTCTGACGAATAGCCGTTGCGGCGTCGCACCTGGCCTCTGACCTCCGGCCTCTGATCAGTTCGCCATCAGCTCCGCAATCTTGACGTCCGGCACCCTCCGGAACATCTCGGCACGCAGTGGGAGGATGAACGAGAACCGGTAGTCCCCCTGCATCCGGCCGACCGGAATGCCAACCAGCGCGCCCTCGCGATTGAGCACTCCACCGCCAGACACCCCGGGATGACCATCGGTCAGGCATGTCACCAGGTCGTTGCCCGTGCGCTGCCCCACGTAACCAGTGGACAGGATGATGCCCTTCGAATAGTCGTTGCCGAGGCGGAAGATGGGGTCGGCAAAGTCGTACGGGTAACTCAGATCGACGGTCAACGCCGGCAGGTCCACCTGGTCCTGGACCTTCAACACGGCCCAATCGCCCGGGTCGACTTCGGCCGTCGCGTCGCCGTGGTCGACCACGCGCGCGCGCAGCGCACGGCCGCGGTACATCAGTTTGATCGATGAGATCTTCCGGCCGTCTCGCGTGTCATCGAAACCGGCGGAACTGCCCGGCTTTCCGTCGAGCGCCACGACCGCGTGCTTCACGGTGATGAAATATCCCCCGCCCAGATACCCGGCCGTCCCGTAGCTGCTGCCGCCGCGATCGTCGTACGAGTACAGCTCGACGAAGCTCTCCTTCCGCGACTTGAGCAGCTGCAACGGCAGCAGGCCCATCTCGGCCTGCAACTGCTTCTTGATGTCGGCCACCATCGTCGAACGGACTTCTTCGCTGAGGGCGGCGGACACCGCGTCGCCACGGCCGCTGGTGCCGGTCGCCCGCGCCACGTCGTTCCTGCGCAGCGACGCCAGCTCGCTCCGCAGCGTGTCGATGCGCGTATCGCTGGCGAGCGCGTGGCGCGCGCCCCAGTAACTTCCAATCGCGAAGCACGCGAGCGCGAGCATCGCAGTGATGGCCGTGAACAACACCGGTCGCGACATCAAGACTCCCCCCGCCCCGCGCCAGGCTGCTGCAGCCCCCCACGAATCGCCCGGGTAGATACACCACGGCCATTCCATGAGGCTGCGGTCAGCCGTCAGGCTGGTCGATCGGTTGCTGGGATGATGCGAATGTAGCAGCCGCATGCGTGGCTGTCAACGAGAGTTTTCACGCGATGAATCTTGCGCGGGGCGTGGCAGAGGCCAGGGGCCAGGCACCAGAGGCCAGAGAGGCTAAGCGCGGTTAAATCCGCTGGAAGTTGCGCTCGATCTCGCGCCGAGTGAGGCGGAGGACCACAGGACGGCCATGCGGGCACACCGTGGAGTAGGCGGTCCGGCGCAGTTCATCGAGAATGAACTGCATCTTCTCGCGTGTGAGCGGATAGTTCGCCTTGACCGCTGCATGACAAGCGGTGGTCGCGGCAATTCGACGGAGGGCATCCTCCACGCGGGATCCGCGGTCGAGCTCGTCGAGGTCGTCCGAGAGCGCGCGAATCGCGCTTTCGCACTCTGCGGCATCCAAGAGAGCCGGCACCGCGCACAGACGCACGCTATCGCCGCCGAACTCCTCAACCTCGAACCCGAAGCGCGCCAGCGCCTCGCCGTGACTGGCGAGCGCCTGGCGCTGGGCCGCTGAGAGATCCACCAGCATCGGGGACAGCAGCCGCTGGCTGTCGAGCCGCCCGGCGCTCAGTCGCTCCATCACCTGCTCAAAGAGCACGCGCTCGTGCGCGACGTGCTGGTCGATAATCGCCACCCCCTCGTCGTCGATGGCAACGATGAACGTGTCTCGAAACTGCCCGAGCGGAATCATGGGGCGGATGGATGCCGTCGCATCCACCGGCGTTGCCGCCGCGACGGCGGCCGCCGGCGCCGGCGGGGCCCAGTGCGGATAGCCGGTCGAGCCGGCGGCTCCCGGCGCACTCCACCGGGATGCCACAGACGCGCCGGCCAGCACGCCCGGGATGCTCTGCGCGAGCGGCTCGGAGGGCGGCAGCGACACGGCCCGGAACTGGAACTCGGGCGATGGCCCCTGGCCCAGCGCCTCGCCGAGCGCGCGGCGCCACACCCCGTGCACGAGCGACTGCTCCAGGAAGCGCACTTCGGCCTTCGTCGGGTGGACGTTCACGTCCAGCCGATCCGGGGGCATCTCGATGAAGAGATGCACCTCCGGGCTGCGCTCCTTGATCGTGGCGTTCGAGTACGCCTCGATGATCGCGTGCGCGATCGTGCGATCGCGGACGATCCGGCGGTTGACGAACACGTTCTGCGGGCCGCGCACGGGCCCCTGCTCGGCCAGCGCCGCGATGTAGCCGCTGATGCGCAGGCCGCCCGCCTCCTTGCGGAGCTCCACCAGGTCCGGACGCTCGCCGTACAACTGGAAGAACCGCTCGCGCGATCCCTGCGCGGGGGGACACCGGATGACCGTCCGCCCGGCGCTGGTGAGCGTGAACCCGACTTCGGGATACCCGAGGGCGAGCTGTGTGACCAACCGCGAGACCTGCGCCGACTCCGCCGAATCGGACTTGAGAAACTTGCGGCGCGCCGGCAGATTGTAGAAGAGGTCGGCGACCTCGATGGTCGTGCCTTCCGGCGCCCCGATCTCGCGCACCGATTCGACCGTCCCGCCGTTGACGCGCACCTCGGTGCCACTGCCCTCTCTGCGGGCGCGCGTGCGCAGGACGAAGTGCGAGACGGACGCGATGCTCGGCAGCGCCTCCCCCCGGAAGCCGAGCGTGACGATGGCGCCCAGGTCCTCCGCGCGGCGGATCTTCGACGTCGCATGCCGCTCCAGCGCGAGCCGCGCGTCCTCCCCGTCCATGCCGGCGCCGTCGTCTTCGACGCGGATCAGCTTCTTGCCGCCCAGCTCCACGGTGACGGCGATGCGACGGGCCTCGGCGTCGAGGGCATTCTCGATGAGCTCCTTGACCACCGACGCAGGACGCTCGACGACCTCGCCCGCGGCAATCTGGTTCGCCAGCTCCGGTGGCAGCCGGTGGATTACAGCCACCCGCGCTTCCTGAACCACGAGAGCATGAAGCCGACCAGCGCGACCATGAAGAGCAGCAGCGCCCAGAACAGGACGTCGTCGCCCAGGCCGAAGTGCGGGAGGGTC
Coding sequences within it:
- the mutL gene encoding DNA mismatch repair endonuclease MutL, coding for MAVIHRLPPELANQIAAGEVVERPASVVKELIENALDAEARRIAVTVELGGKKLIRVEDDGAGMDGEDARLALERHATSKIRRAEDLGAIVTLGFRGEALPSIASVSHFVLRTRARREGSGTEVRVNGGTVESVREIGAPEGTTIEVADLFYNLPARRKFLKSDSAESAQVSRLVTQLALGYPEVGFTLTSAGRTVIRCPPAQGSRERFFQLYGERPDLVELRKEAGGLRISGYIAALAEQGPVRGPQNVFVNRRIVRDRTIAHAIIEAYSNATIKERSPEVHLFIEMPPDRLDVNVHPTKAEVRFLEQSLVHGVWRRALGEALGQGPSPEFQFRAVSLPPSEPLAQSIPGVLAGASVASRWSAPGAAGSTGYPHWAPPAPAAAVAAATPVDATASIRPMIPLGQFRDTFIVAIDDEGVAIIDQHVAHERVLFEQVMERLSAGRLDSQRLLSPMLVDLSAAQRQALASHGEALARFGFEVEEFGGDSVRLCAVPALLDAAECESAIRALSDDLDELDRGSRVEDALRRIAATTACHAAVKANYPLTREKMQFILDELRRTAYSTVCPHGRPVVLRLTRREIERNFQRI